TGACGCAGATCGCTGGTCGCGAGCGAACGCAGCATCAGCCGATGACAGCGCGAGCGGATGGTCGGCAGGACGGAGCCAGGCGCGTGACTGACAAGAAGAAACAGCGACCGTGACGGCGGTTCCTCAAGGCCCTTAAGCAGCGCATTGGCACTTTCGGCATTGAGATCGTCGACCGCATCGACAATCACAACACGCCAGCCGCCAAAGCCTGCAGTCGAGCCGAGAAACATCGCGACCTTGCGCGCATCCTCGACGCGGATGATGCTGCGCAGTTTACCGGTGTCGCCGACCGTACGCTCCAAAACCAGCAGATCGGGATGCGACTGCGCCGTGATTAATCCTGCCGTTGGATTGTCTGGTGAGACAGCAAGCGATCTTGCCTCTTGAACCACAGGTGCCGCCGGATCGGGATGCGCTAGCACGAAACGGGCCATGCGAAAGGCCAGTGTCGCCTTGCCGATCCCCTGCAGGCCGCCGATCAGCCAGGCGTGCGGAATGCGCCCGGATCGATAGGCATCGAGCAGCGTCTGCTCTGCTTCGCTATGCCCGAACAGAACCGAGGTCTCGCGCGGATGGCTGATACCATCCTCATCCGCTGCACCGGCAACGCTTTTCACTGGCCGAGATCCTCGATCGAAAGCGGCGTTGTGGCCGGATCGAGCTTGCGCGACACCGCAGCCCAGATGTCATCGGCGACCGTGTCCTGCGGGCGGCCGGCATCAACCAGGACGCAGCGATCCGGTTCGCTGCTCGCGAGCTGTCGAAAGGCTTCACGCAGACGCTCGTGGAATGCGAGATCCTCGCTTTCGAAGCGATCGCTCTCCGCATTGCCACGCCGCGATTTGGCACGAGCCAGACCGATTGTGGCCGGCACATCAAGAACGAATGTCAGATCGGGCTTTGTGTCGCCAACCGTGATCTTCTCCAGCCGCTTGATCAGTCGGGAATCAACCTGCCCCAGCACGCCTTGGTAAACACGCGTCGAATCCGAAAAGCGGTCGCAGACGACCCACTCGCCGCGTTCAAGCGCCGGACGAATCGTTTGCGTCAAATGATCGTCGCGGGCGGCGGCGAACAGCATCGTTTCGGCCTCGGCACCGAGCGGCTTTGCGGCACCCGACAATAGGACATGGCGAATGATCTCGGCGACGGTCGAACCGCCGGGTTCGCGGGTCAGGATCGAGGCGATGCCGAGCGTCTTCAGGCGCTCGGCCAGGCGCTTTGCCTGTGTCGATTTGCCGGTGCCCTCGCCACCTTCAAAGGTGATGAACCTGCCGCGCATGAAGCTCTCGTTTGTTGCAGGCGGCGTTATAGCTTTTTCAGGCCGGCCCGAAACCAGCCGCCGAAGATTTCAGTGACCGAATCCACCGCACGACGATGGATCGGGCCCTGCATCACGCTTTCAGCGGTCTGCAGCGGAACCTCCAGCGCAACATTGTCGCCGCGCCAGACCTTGAGCGTTCCAACCTTGGCCCCCTGCTCGACCGGCACCCGCAGCGGCCCCTGATAGACGACGCGCGCAATGATCCGCTCGGTACTGTTCTTCGGCACCAATATCCGAACCGGTATTTTGCCTGCGGCTTCGAGCGGAACGTAACGCTGTTCGCCGCCGAACACACGCGCGTCGCCGATCTTCTGGCCTTCGGCGAACAAGAGACGCGACTCAAATCCATTGAAACCAAAATTCAAAAGCTTGCGTGCTTCGTCCGCGCGCTCGTTCGCGGTCTTGAGGCCGTTCACGGCGACGATCAGGCGCATGTTGTTCTGCACGGCCGAACCAACAAGACCGTAACCGGATTCTTTTGTGAAACCGGTCTTCAGACCATCGGCGCCGATATTCATCGCCAGCAGCGGATTGCGGTTCGACTGCCGGATCTTGTTCCAGGTGAAATCCCTCTCGCTGTACCACTTATAAAATTCGGGATAGGTCGCAACGATGTGGCGGGCGAGCCTCGCCAGTTCTCGCACGGTGACGCGCTGGTCTGGATCGGGCAGCCCGGTCGGATTGGTAAAGTTCGATTGCGTCAGCCCAAGCTCGCGCGCCCGCGCATTCATCATCCGCGCGAAGTTTTCCTCGTTACCGGCGATCCCTTCGGCGAGTGCAATGCAGGCGTCATTGCCGGACTGGATGATAGCTCCCTGCAAGAGGTCCGAGACCTTGATGCGGCTATGGATCGGCGCAAACATCGTCGAGCCGCCGGAGGGCGCCCCGCCTTTGCGCCATGCGTGCTCGCTGACGACATATTCCTCGTCGAGCTTGACGTTGCCTTCCCTGATCTCGTTGAACACCGTCTCGGCGGTCATCAGCTTGGCAAGGCTGGCTGGCGCGACCAGCGTGTCCGCGCTCTTCTCGAACAGGACGGTGCCGCTTTCCGCCTCGATCAGGATCGCGTACGGCGCCGCGGTCTGGAAACCGCCCTCATCCTTGGTCTTGCCGCCGGCCATCGAGGCGGGCGCCGCCTGCAAAGGACTGAGCGCGCTGCCGACGAGCGACACGGCAACCAACGTCGCGAGAGCACGATACCGAAAAATGCGAAACGGTTTTCGGACGACATCGCGCTCCAATTGATCGAGCGCGCCTTGAACGAGCGATTTCAGATTCATCGGACCGACAACATTCCCGGCGCGGACCCCGCGCAAACGACGCCCCCAAGCGACGATCGGATTGTCAGGCGGGATTGCTAGTAAAGGCCGCGGCCGCTCACGTATCCGACAGGGCTATCATAGCGCAGCGATGCGGAACCGGAAACCGCCCCACGCGGCCTATCCGCAACCGCTTGATACGTCTGGCGGCGCTCTGCGGCTGTCACATCGGTCAGGGATGCGGAGGACGCATCCCCCAGATTGTAGGGTCGGCCAGCCGGAACCGGGACCGGACCGCTAATACCGCCACGCGCTTCCGGCAGGTTGAGCCCGGTTCGTCCGGCTGATGCCACAAGAATCGGCGTTGGCGCCGGCTCGCCCTGACGCAGGGTCGCCATCAGGCGCGAATCATCGGAGCCTTCAAGCGCCGCGCGGCCGATATACTCGACCTTCACCCGCGCCACGCCGGCTCCTTTGAAGCCGAGAAGTTGCGCGCTCTTGTGTGAGACATCGAGCACGCGATTACCATGGAACGGCCCGCGATCGTTCACGCGTACGACCAGCGATTTCTTGTTCGCCAGATTTGTGACGCGAACATAGGACGGCAGCGGCAGCGTCGGATGCGCGGCGGTGATCGATTCCATATCGAAAACTTCGCCATTGGCGGTGAGTCGGCCGTGGAAATCCGTGCCGTACCAGGATGCAAGACCCTCGGCCTTGTAGTTGGTATTTTCTTCCGGATTATAGGTGCGTCCGGCCACGACATAAGGCTTGCCGACGCGATAGACGCCGCCGCCCTTCGGCGCGCGCTCGCCGAGCTGCACAACGCGCGGGCTGGCGGAAACTCCATATTTCGGGTCGACTTTGCGGGCGAATTTGTCCGAGGCGGCGCAGTTGGCCAGCAACAGACAGGCTGCGACAGCAGCGACCGCGCGAACCGCGCTCTTCCCCCGAATTGACGGCATTCCGTCCCCAAATCACGTCCCAGGCATCCCCTGCCCGCGATTCACCATAGCGTGACCCGCGCGACACGCAAATGGTCCGCATGATCAGTTGGTTAATATGGTATTGTTATCAGGTTGGGATGACCTCTGCCGTGACGCTTGCAATGGTCGCGAGCATCCCCCATTGAAGCCGCAACGGAAGGGTGGCCGAGTGGTTTAAGGCACCGGTCTTGAAAACCGGCGTGCCCGCAAGGGTACCGTGGGTTCGAATCCCACCCCTTCCGCCAGAAATTTGTTGCAACTATTTGATATATATAAATATTTATAATTTCAATCTGAACCGGCCCCAGGCTCGGCCCTAGGCTCCCAATCTCTAAATTCGTGAGAGAAATGTGCCGGAAAATCGGGGTCGCTAACGGCGGGATTTAGCCGGAGGTTCTTGTACGTCGAGAACACAATGAACACGCTCGCATGACGTGTCATCGTGAGTAGGTACTGACCGCGGGGCCCACCCGCTCCCTTGGTTATTCGGAGATTGTTGAGCCAATCTTTGATCTGCTGGTCTTCAAAAGTGAGCGGGTCTATTGAGTGCGCGAACTTGTTTCTAACCTTGCGGATTATGTGAAGGTCATGGTGCGCGTCAAACGGCATCAACCCAACGGCTAAGGCCAAATCAATCTTCGACGCAAAAGTCTCGCAGAACCCCCCTGTTCCAAAAACTCGCTTCTGCACGACTGGATCCAAAATTAATCTGTGAGCCAATGCGACAGTGAGTAGTTCTTCTAGAATCGCGCCTCCAATGATGGCAGCGCCCCGATCACTTTGCGATGTGACCTCTGAAAGTATCTCCTCCATAGTGAACTTCGTTTTTATGGCGGACAGCGGGTCGCTCATTTGTCCTCCGAAAAAGCTTCAAGACTGCGATTTAGTACTTGCGAGGCGAGAATGGTGTCATATGCTTCCACACTCAATAGTTGAGGGGAAACATGGCCAAGAAACCGTCCAAAGGTGAAACCACCAGCAACAAAGTCGCGACAATCGCCTCAAAGGGACTCAAAACTCCTAGCAAGCTAACAAACAAAGAAATTAAGACGATTGCCGCCAGTGCGCTAACGCAGGCTCCCAACAAGAAATAAAAAGAGCCAGCCACCCTGCGGATGACTGGTCCCACATGCGACGGCTCCTGAGAGAACGACCGACGCAATCTCTATTCTTTGTCAGCCCAATCGAGCAGCGCCAACGCCGGCTTCGGATCAACGCCGGCTTCCTTGGCCATGGCCAGGCCTTGAATCAGCGTTGCGAATGCACGAGCCGATCCGCCAGCATCGAACGCCTGCAGCGGCGTCATGAGATCAATCGTGACGGTACCGCCGAGTTTGTCCGATGCTTCCTCGGCGAGTAGCGCGCCGATCGGCTGCAGTGTCCATTGAGCAAGGTGGCGTTGACCTTCCCGAATAAGCGGACCGGTCGTCGCACTGGAAAACATCGCAGGCAGCACACCGAACGCCATGGCCACGGTGTCGCGTGCCGCGTCGAGCGTTTCCTTGGTCATCGACTTTTCGAGGTCCGGCGACAGGCTCGCGGGCTTCCAATCCGATACCGGAGCGGGTCCGCCCGCGGCCGACACCTGTACGCTCTCGCGCAGCAGCACCCTGCCCCGTTGACCACGGAATGAACGGCTTAATTTCGAATTGTCCGTATCCGGGGATTCCGGCATCGGCACGACTTGCGAACCGATCGGCGCATTCTCGAACACCTCAGCGAGCGCGGACTCGACCGCGTTTAACATGCCGGCCGTCAGATTGGCGCGCTTCAATGGCGCTGTTCCGTAATAAGGCGCGGCGGGATCCGCACCGGTCCGAAGGTGCAGCACCTCGCCAGCAAGCGCCGTTTCGGTCGTGCCGCCGCCGGCTTCCGGAATGGAAACGCGATAGGCGGTCGGCCTCCCATAGCGGGTCCGCAAATCCCAATCGCTGCACGGCACCAGCATGTCGTCGCGGATCAGGAAGACCGACTCCCCGCGAAGCGCCAGCGACCGGCCGAGCAGTGCCAGCGCCCGCCGATCGAGCATGTCGGTGCCGTCGACATCGGCCAGCGTGAAGCCATTTTCCCATAGCGAGACGCACGATTGTGCGGTCGCTGTCAGTTCGGCGATACCGCGCCGGCCGGATATGTAAGCTTCGCGCGCCTGGATAATTTCAGCCGTGAAGCCGCTGCCGGCACTACGCTTTTCGATTTTTTGAAAACGCTTTAGCCACTTAAACTCAAACATGACGATAAGCCCTCAACAGGTCGGCAGCGCCCGAATTGGCGATTGCACCGGCCAACCAGGATTCGGAGCGCCGCGAGGCAATGGAAATTGATCCGGCCGTGACAGATTCGGACGTGGCGCCGGGCTTGCCGGGTTTCGCGGCCATGTATTCGGCCAGCCGGCGATAGGCTTCGGCTACCGTAGCAGGCACGTCAGCAGCACCGACCGTTGCTGTGAATTGGTAAGGGCCGCTGCAAGGCAAGCAGTAGCCGCCGAGCGGCGAT
The genomic region above belongs to Pseudorhodoplanes sinuspersici and contains:
- the tmk gene encoding dTMP kinase encodes the protein MRGRFITFEGGEGTGKSTQAKRLAERLKTLGIASILTREPGGSTVAEIIRHVLLSGAAKPLGAEAETMLFAAARDDHLTQTIRPALERGEWVVCDRFSDSTRVYQGVLGQVDSRLIKRLEKITVGDTKPDLTFVLDVPATIGLARAKSRRGNAESDRFESEDLAFHERLREAFRQLASSEPDRCVLVDAGRPQDTVADDIWAAVSRKLDPATTPLSIEDLGQ
- a CDS encoding D-alanyl-D-alanine carboxypeptidase family protein, with the protein product MAGGKTKDEGGFQTAAPYAILIEAESGTVLFEKSADTLVAPASLAKLMTAETVFNEIREGNVKLDEEYVVSEHAWRKGGAPSGGSTMFAPIHSRIKVSDLLQGAIIQSGNDACIALAEGIAGNEENFARMMNARARELGLTQSNFTNPTGLPDPDQRVTVRELARLARHIVATYPEFYKWYSERDFTWNKIRQSNRNPLLAMNIGADGLKTGFTKESGYGLVGSAVQNNMRLIVAVNGLKTANERADEARKLLNFGFNGFESRLLFAEGQKIGDARVFGGEQRYVPLEAAGKIPVRILVPKNSTERIIARVVYQGPLRVPVEQGAKVGTLKVWRGDNVALEVPLQTAESVMQGPIHRRAVDSVTEIFGGWFRAGLKKL
- a CDS encoding phage portal protein — encoded protein: MFEFKWLKRFQKIEKRSAGSGFTAEIIQAREAYISGRRGIAELTATAQSCVSLWENGFTLADVDGTDMLDRRALALLGRSLALRGESVFLIRDDMLVPCSDWDLRTRYGRPTAYRVSIPEAGGGTTETALAGEVLHLRTGADPAAPYYGTAPLKRANLTAGMLNAVESALAEVFENAPIGSQVVPMPESPDTDNSKLSRSFRGQRGRVLLRESVQVSAAGGPAPVSDWKPASLSPDLEKSMTKETLDAARDTVAMAFGVLPAMFSSATTGPLIREGQRHLAQWTLQPIGALLAEEASDKLGGTVTIDLMTPLQAFDAGGSARAFATLIQGLAMAKEAGVDPKPALALLDWADKE
- a CDS encoding DNA polymerase III subunit delta' produces the protein MKSVAGAADEDGISHPRETSVLFGHSEAEQTLLDAYRSGRIPHAWLIGGLQGIGKATLAFRMARFVLAHPDPAAPVVQEARSLAVSPDNPTAGLITAQSHPDLLVLERTVGDTGKLRSIIRVEDARKVAMFLGSTAGFGGWRVVIVDAVDDLNAESANALLKGLEEPPSRSLFLLVSHAPGSVLPTIRSRCHRLMLRSLATSDLRQALAQTTGESVEPDVIEAAEGSVGRALSLLDGPAFKLRRQTAALLERLPVTDPRELHALADALAISDLRAFEVALDAINDWMTARLNIVQHDKAKAARLADVWQEINSVARTTDIYNLDRKPLIFRAFARLAEAARD
- a CDS encoding septal ring lytic transglycosylase RlpA family protein, with the protein product MPSIRGKSAVRAVAAVAACLLLANCAASDKFARKVDPKYGVSASPRVVQLGERAPKGGGVYRVGKPYVVAGRTYNPEENTNYKAEGLASWYGTDFHGRLTANGEVFDMESITAAHPTLPLPSYVRVTNLANKKSLVVRVNDRGPFHGNRVLDVSHKSAQLLGFKGAGVARVKVEYIGRAALEGSDDSRLMATLRQGEPAPTPILVASAGRTGLNLPEARGGISGPVPVPAGRPYNLGDASSASLTDVTAAERRQTYQAVADRPRGAVSGSASLRYDSPVGYVSGRGLY